One segment of Maledivibacter sp. DNA contains the following:
- a CDS encoding cache domain-containing protein: protein MKFSRRIKKVSIVSSLVSMVLIMITIGIFTFNISYKRFNSEMEVLREEYYNDQKELMKNEIYEVYDYIQFEKSKIEDKLRREIKHRVYDAESIALSIYENNRHKTNAEIQGMIKDVLSRIRFDYDNGYYFMSRLDGSIILLPNMPDREDTSLIDIENSHIMRDMIKIAKTEGEGYYHYTWTKPRDDKKEYKKISFIKYFEPLDMYIGTGLYVNDLEEIIKKEVLDRISEIKYGNDGYIFVTTYDGIALVFAQKEYLGKDVSKVRDINDVNIHDEEIKVIEGNKEGYINYFWSKPNREGTYPKITFVKGIDDWKWIIGTGVYVDEIEKTVKLAEADLRKEIFKNIFKISYILLFIMLLVTFLELYLLKRTEQTIKAEEQLYEILTNLSEDGIFILEPNGRIIEANHKGLKMISCSKHVIKKLNFKELLKDQLFKENIDEIINIETYLVNKSKELIPIDLYIKRIKLNRDYKYIAYVRDLTRRKNYEETLKALAITDELTGVYNRRFIIDQLKTEVERLDREKSILSIVMIDIDRFKNINDTYGHIFGDKVLQEFTKILKENLRKTDFIGRYGGEEFLILLPYTDKISAFNTIHRIKNIFTGNRWENKNLRVSFSAGITEINSANRNIKDLLVDVDELLYKAKNNGRDKIEI from the coding sequence ATGAAGTTTTCACGAAGGATAAAAAAAGTAAGCATAGTAAGTTCTCTAGTATCAATGGTTCTGATTATGATTACAATAGGGATTTTTACATTTAATATATCCTATAAAAGGTTCAATAGTGAAATGGAGGTTTTAAGAGAAGAGTACTATAATGATCAAAAAGAGTTAATGAAAAACGAAATCTATGAAGTATATGATTATATACAATTTGAGAAGTCAAAAATAGAGGATAAGCTAAGGAGAGAAATAAAACATAGAGTCTACGATGCTGAAAGCATTGCCCTTAGTATATATGAAAATAACAGACATAAAACGAATGCAGAAATACAAGGAATGATCAAGGATGTATTAAGTCGTATTAGATTTGATTATGATAATGGATATTATTTTATGAGTAGATTAGATGGCAGCATAATTCTTTTACCAAATATGCCGGATAGAGAGGATACAAGCCTCATAGATATTGAGAATAGCCATATTATGAGGGACATGATTAAAATTGCCAAAACTGAAGGTGAAGGTTACTATCACTATACATGGACTAAGCCAAGGGACGATAAAAAAGAATATAAAAAAATATCTTTTATCAAATATTTTGAGCCCTTGGATATGTATATAGGGACTGGGCTTTATGTAAATGATTTAGAAGAAATCATTAAAAAGGAAGTCCTAGATAGGATATCAGAAATCAAGTATGGAAATGATGGATATATTTTTGTAACCACCTATGATGGCATAGCCTTGGTATTTGCTCAAAAAGAATACCTAGGCAAGGATGTTAGTAAAGTAAGGGACATAAATGACGTCAACATACATGATGAGGAAATTAAGGTAATAGAGGGGAATAAGGAAGGATATATTAATTATTTCTGGTCAAAGCCCAATAGGGAAGGTACATATCCTAAAATAACCTTTGTAAAAGGAATTGATGACTGGAAGTGGATTATAGGCACAGGTGTGTATGTGGATGAAATAGAAAAGACAGTGAAACTGGCTGAAGCCGATTTAAGAAAAGAAATTTTTAAGAATATATTTAAAATATCATATATACTACTATTTATAATGCTTCTTGTTACATTCCTTGAGCTATATTTGCTAAAACGAACGGAACAAACCATAAAGGCCGAAGAACAATTATATGAAATATTAACTAATCTTTCAGAAGACGGTATATTTATTTTAGAACCTAATGGAAGAATAATAGAAGCTAATCATAAAGGTTTAAAAATGATTTCATGTTCTAAGCATGTCATAAAAAAGCTAAACTTCAAGGAGCTATTAAAGGACCAATTATTTAAAGAAAATATTGATGAAATAATTAACATTGAAACATATCTAGTGAATAAATCTAAGGAATTAATACCTATAGATCTTTATATTAAGCGAATAAAGTTGAATAGGGATTATAAGTATATTGCATATGTGAGGGACTTAACCAGAAGAAAAAACTATGAAGAAACATTAAAAGCCCTAGCCATAACAGATGAACTCACGGGTGTTTATAATAGGAGATTCATAATAGATCAATTAAAAACTGAGGTTGAAAGATTGGATAGGGAAAAAAGTATTTTATCTATAGTAATGATCGACATTGATAGATTTAAAAATATCAATGATACATATGGACATATATTCGGAGACAAGGTTTTACAGGAATTTACTAAAATACTTAAGGAGAACTTAAGAAAAACAGATTTTATAGGAAGATATGGAGGGGAGGAATTCTTAATTCTTTTACCCTACACAGATAAAATATCGGCATTTAATACAATCCATAGGATAAAAAATATTTTTACTGGAAATAGATGGGAAAATAAGAATTTAAGGGTGAGTTTCAGTGCGGGAATAACGGAAATAAATAGTGCAAATAGAAATATCAAGGATTTATTAGTAGATGTTGATGAGTTGCTCTATAAAGCCAAGAATAATGGCAGAGATAAAATTGAGATATGA
- the dnaB gene encoding replicative DNA helicase yields the protein MEHFGRIPPHNVEAEQSVLGAMILDKEAIIVATELLKNDDFYKEAHKEIYEAMIDLYNKDEPVDLVTLSEELSSRGTLEALGGVTYLSDLSTSGIITSNAKYYAKIVAEKALLRRLIKASTEIVEKGYEAEEADMLLDLAEKNIFDISQNTNKEGFSPIKEILLETFDKIEQLYSSEGGITGLSTGFSDLDRKTSGLQKSDLVLIAGRPAMGKTAFSINVCQNAAVRSGASVAIFSLEMSKDQLVQRMLSAESHIEIQNIKTGQLSEDEWPKLANAMGPLAQANVFIDDTPGITVMEMRAKCRRLKMEKGLDLIMIDYLQLMESHIRSDSRQQEISAISRALKIMAREMDCPVIALSQLSRAPELRADHRPILSDLRESGAIEQDADIVMFLYRDEYYHPDSEKKNMGELIIAKHRNGSTGTVELAWLGQYTKFANLEKFRE from the coding sequence ATGGAACACTTTGGAAGAATACCTCCCCATAATGTTGAGGCAGAGCAATCGGTTTTAGGGGCAATGATTTTAGACAAAGAAGCTATAATCGTTGCAACTGAGCTTTTAAAAAACGATGATTTTTATAAAGAGGCTCACAAGGAAATCTATGAAGCAATGATAGATTTATATAACAAGGATGAACCTGTGGATTTGGTAACCCTATCCGAGGAATTATCAAGTAGGGGTACTCTTGAAGCCCTAGGAGGGGTAACCTATCTGTCGGATTTATCTACCTCTGGAATAATAACCTCCAATGCAAAATACTATGCAAAAATCGTAGCAGAAAAAGCATTGCTTAGACGTTTGATAAAGGCTTCTACGGAAATAGTAGAAAAGGGATATGAAGCTGAAGAGGCTGATATGCTCTTAGACCTTGCGGAAAAAAATATATTTGATATTTCTCAGAATACCAATAAGGAAGGTTTTTCTCCAATTAAGGAAATACTATTGGAAACCTTTGATAAAATAGAACAGTTATATAGTAGTGAAGGAGGTATAACTGGACTTTCTACAGGGTTTTCTGACCTGGATAGAAAGACTTCAGGACTTCAAAAATCAGATCTTGTTTTAATAGCAGGAAGACCGGCTATGGGTAAAACCGCATTCTCAATAAATGTATGCCAAAATGCGGCTGTAAGGTCGGGAGCATCGGTTGCCATATTTAGTCTGGAGATGTCAAAGGATCAGTTGGTACAGCGTATGCTAAGTGCTGAATCCCATATTGAGATTCAGAATATAAAGACTGGTCAGCTTAGTGAGGATGAATGGCCTAAGCTTGCAAATGCCATGGGCCCCCTAGCTCAAGCAAATGTATTTATAGATGATACTCCAGGTATTACTGTAATGGAAATGAGGGCTAAATGCAGAAGACTAAAGATGGAAAAGGGCTTAGACCTGATAATGATCGATTATCTACAGCTTATGGAGTCCCATATTAGATCCGATAGTAGACAGCAGGAGATATCAGCTATTTCAAGGGCTTTGAAAATTATGGCTAGGGAGATGGACTGTCCTGTTATTGCACTATCACAGCTATCCCGGGCTCCAGAGCTTAGGGCAGATCACAGACCCATCCTTTCTGACCTCAGGGAATCCGGTGCCATAGAACAGGATGCGGATATCGTTATGTTTCTATATCGTGACGAATATTATCATCCCGATAGTGAAAAGAAAAATATGGGAGAGCTTATAATAGCTAAGCACCGTAATGGTTCTACGGGAACCGTTGAGCTAGCATGGCTCGGACAATATACCAAGTTTGCAAATCTTGAAAAATTTAGGGAATAA
- a CDS encoding FAD-dependent oxidoreductase, translating to MNYVIIGNGMAGLSAAEEIRKNDNEGRIIIIGGEEYLTYNRVKLSHFISKKEYSIKELLVHDENWYKERAIEVLLNTKVINIDTNSKEVITDTTEKIQYDKLLIANGSSPFIPPISGVDKKGVFALRTIENLIDIQNRAEKCSTVSVIGGGLLGLEAAWALNQLGKKVNIIEFSPYLLPRQLDEELGNYLQQQLEKEGLNFYFNAAAQEIIGDGMVSGIKLKDERIIESDLVLISTGVRSNINIAQGTDIKVDRGIVVDKYMKTNVDSIYAAGDIAQYDGLVLALWSTAMDQGKVAGANMWGDEREYKMPKPAATLLIGNTKMFSVGNVSKGEKEIKIQGDNHFHKLFIDGGKLIGGVLTGDIRKMVVLKKSVNENVDISDALDKYITGEEILDSL from the coding sequence ATGAATTATGTGATTATTGGTAATGGAATGGCAGGATTATCTGCAGCGGAAGAAATAAGAAAAAATGACAATGAAGGAAGGATTATAATAATCGGGGGTGAGGAATATTTAACCTACAATAGAGTTAAGCTTTCCCATTTCATTAGTAAAAAAGAGTATTCCATAAAAGAATTACTTGTACATGATGAAAACTGGTATAAAGAAAGGGCAATTGAAGTATTATTAAATACAAAGGTAATCAATATTGATACTAATAGCAAGGAAGTAATAACTGACACTACAGAAAAAATACAATACGATAAACTTTTAATAGCAAATGGCAGTAGCCCATTTATTCCACCAATCAGTGGGGTCGATAAAAAAGGTGTATTTGCACTAAGAACTATAGAAAATCTAATTGATATACAAAACCGTGCAGAAAAGTGTAGTACTGTTTCTGTTATAGGAGGAGGGCTTCTAGGATTAGAGGCAGCATGGGCATTAAATCAATTAGGGAAAAAAGTAAATATAATAGAATTTTCACCATATTTACTGCCTAGACAGCTTGACGAAGAATTGGGAAATTATTTACAACAACAGCTAGAAAAAGAAGGCTTAAATTTCTATTTTAATGCTGCTGCCCAGGAAATTATAGGAGATGGGATGGTAAGTGGCATTAAGCTAAAGGATGAAAGAATAATTGAAAGCGATTTAGTTCTCATTTCCACTGGGGTTAGATCAAATATAAATATAGCCCAGGGAACAGATATTAAAGTAGATAGGGGAATAGTAGTTGACAAATATATGAAGACCAATGTAGATTCTATATATGCGGCTGGAGATATAGCCCAGTATGATGGTCTAGTTCTTGCATTATGGTCAACTGCCATGGATCAAGGAAAAGTTGCAGGAGCAAATATGTGGGGCGATGAGAGGGAGTATAAGATGCCAAAGCCTGCTGCCACATTACTTATTGGAAATACAAAGATGTTCTCCGTTGGAAATGTGAGCAAAGGGGAAAAAGAAATAAAAATTCAAGGAGATAACCATTTTCATAAATTATTTATAGACGGTGGAAAGTTAATTGGAGGAGTACTTACAGGTGATATAAGGAAAATGGTAGTTTTAAAGAAATCAGTAAATGAAAATGTGGACATAAGTGATGCACTTGATAAATATATTACAGGGGAAGAGATCCTAGATAGTCTTTAG
- a CDS encoding GNAT family N-acetyltransferase, giving the protein MIMAGNRTKIRKLIREDVDKMLLWGKHEDPVFLHYNFPNLSSLERDLWYKIKAKDLRKRCFTIEDIEDNLIGYIAIRDIKFLKRESEMGIVFDPNKLNKGYGTDALSNFLDMYFNVLKMKRLNLKVAKFNKRALRCYEKCGFQVFKEVLDEFEEQNIGLVTMKRIVKDNKEFRLDDCKLMTKYYYMYITKKKYLFHKEKEKLLISL; this is encoded by the coding sequence ATGATTATGGCGGGGAATAGGACTAAAATAAGGAAGCTTATAAGAGAAGATGTGGATAAAATGCTTTTATGGGGAAAGCATGAAGACCCAGTATTTTTACATTATAACTTTCCAAATCTATCGAGTCTGGAAAGAGATTTATGGTATAAAATTAAGGCAAAGGATTTAAGAAAAAGATGCTTTACCATCGAAGATATAGAGGATAATCTTATAGGATATATAGCCATTAGAGATATCAAATTTTTAAAAAGAGAAAGTGAAATGGGTATAGTTTTTGATCCAAACAAATTGAATAAGGGCTATGGAACAGATGCCTTAAGTAATTTTTTAGATATGTATTTCAATGTTTTGAAAATGAAAAGATTGAATCTAAAAGTAGCAAAATTTAATAAAAGAGCCCTTCGCTGTTACGAAAAATGTGGATTTCAAGTATTCAAGGAAGTTTTAGATGAGTTTGAAGAACAGAATATAGGGTTAGTGACAATGAAAAGAATTGTTAAGGACAACAAGGAATTCAGATTAGATGATTGTAAACTAATGACAAAATATTATTATATGTATATAACGAAGAAAAAATACCTTTTCCACAAAGAAAAAGAAAAATTGTTGATAAGTCTGTGA
- a CDS encoding DUF1858 domain-containing protein, with the protein MTKITKDMVVAQVLTINRGTATVFMRHGLHCLGCAGATMESIGDAARVHGIDADNLVEALNEYLENQGK; encoded by the coding sequence ATGACAAAAATAACTAAAGATATGGTTGTTGCCCAGGTTCTAACAATAAACAGAGGAACAGCTACGGTATTTATGAGGCATGGATTACATTGTCTTGGTTGTGCTGGTGCTACTATGGAAAGCATCGGTGATGCTGCCAGAGTTCATGGTATAGATGCAGATAACCTTGTCGAAGCCTTAAATGAATATCTTGAAAATCAAGGGAAATAA
- the ilvD gene encoding dihydroxy-acid dehydratase, translating to MKSDKIFGGSKGAPARSLFYGMGYTKEEVDKPLIGIVNAHNEIIAGHMHLDRIAQAAKMGVAMAGGTPIEFPAIGICDGIAMGHDGMRYPLASRELIADSVEAMALAHGFDGLVLIPNCDKIVPGMLMAAARLNIPCVVVSGGPMRAGQHGGEDIDFSTIIEKVGTYQKGQMSEEDLEEISMKACPGCGSCSGLFTANSMNCLTEVLGMGLPYNGTAMSHSGERIRLAKYAGMKVMQCIEQDIKPLDVLTLDAFKNAITIDMAMAGSTNTVLHLPAIAHEAGIELSLDMFDEISKKTPYLTKLSPSGKHHMEDLHLAGGIPALMKELTKKGLIKEDLITVTGLTVGENIKNANIKDKEIVKSVEKPYRETGGLAILRGNLAPDGCVVKESAVADEMLKHEGPAKVYDSEEAAVNSIFEGKIEKGDVVVIRYEGPKGGPGMREMLSPTSAIAGMGLDKDVALLTDGRFSGATRGAAIGHISPEAMEGGLIGLIENGDIIEIDISNKKLEVRLSEEEITKRKQKYVKPEPKVKKGYLARYAKLVTSANTGAVLK from the coding sequence GTGAAAAGTGATAAAATATTTGGCGGTTCTAAAGGCGCTCCTGCCAGATCATTATTTTATGGTATGGGATACACTAAAGAAGAAGTGGATAAGCCATTAATAGGAATTGTTAATGCACATAATGAAATCATAGCAGGACATATGCATTTAGATAGAATTGCTCAGGCAGCAAAAATGGGAGTAGCAATGGCAGGAGGAACTCCTATAGAGTTCCCTGCTATTGGAATATGTGATGGAATAGCCATGGGACATGATGGTATGAGATACCCATTGGCAAGTAGAGAATTAATTGCAGATTCAGTGGAAGCTATGGCTTTAGCCCACGGATTTGATGGACTGGTACTGATACCAAATTGCGATAAGATTGTTCCAGGCATGTTAATGGCGGCTGCTAGATTAAACATCCCCTGTGTGGTTGTAAGTGGTGGGCCAATGAGGGCTGGACAGCATGGTGGAGAGGATATTGATTTTAGTACTATAATCGAAAAAGTAGGAACATATCAGAAAGGACAAATGTCCGAGGAAGATTTAGAAGAAATTTCTATGAAAGCATGCCCAGGCTGTGGATCATGTTCTGGATTATTTACTGCAAACAGTATGAATTGTTTAACAGAGGTTTTAGGCATGGGATTACCTTACAATGGTACAGCTATGTCCCATTCCGGTGAAAGAATAAGATTAGCAAAATATGCTGGTATGAAGGTAATGCAGTGTATAGAACAAGACATAAAGCCTCTTGATGTATTAACTTTAGATGCTTTCAAAAATGCCATAACTATAGATATGGCTATGGCAGGGTCTACAAATACTGTACTACACCTTCCTGCGATAGCCCACGAAGCAGGTATAGAGCTTAGCCTTGATATGTTCGATGAGATAAGTAAGAAAACACCATATCTTACAAAGCTAAGCCCAAGTGGAAAACACCATATGGAAGACCTTCATTTGGCAGGCGGCATACCAGCTTTGATGAAGGAACTTACTAAAAAGGGACTTATAAAAGAGGATTTGATTACTGTTACGGGCCTTACCGTTGGGGAGAATATAAAAAATGCAAATATAAAAGACAAAGAAATTGTAAAGTCTGTGGAAAAGCCATATAGAGAAACGGGAGGATTAGCAATACTTAGAGGAAATCTTGCTCCCGATGGCTGTGTTGTAAAGGAATCAGCCGTTGCAGATGAGATGCTTAAGCACGAAGGTCCAGCCAAGGTATATGATTCAGAGGAAGCAGCTGTTAATTCTATATTTGAAGGTAAAATAGAAAAAGGAGATGTAGTGGTAATCAGATATGAAGGCCCTAAGGGTGGACCTGGAATGAGAGAGATGTTATCGCCTACATCGGCCATAGCTGGAATGGGACTTGATAAGGATGTTGCATTACTTACCGACGGAAGATTTTCTGGAGCTACTAGAGGTGCAGCCATAGGACATATATCTCCTGAGGCAATGGAGGGAGGCTTAATAGGACTTATAGAAAATGGTGACATTATTGAGATAGATATATCTAATAAGAAGTTAGAGGTAAGATTAAGTGAGGAAGAGATAACTAAGAGAAAACAAAAGTATGTAAAGCCTGAACCAAAGGTTAAAAAGGGCTACTTAGCAAGATATGCTAAATTAGTTACATCAGCCAATACCGGTGCAGTATTAAAATAA
- a CDS encoding TRAP transporter substrate-binding protein → MKRILALMLCMILALSLFTGCGQSKNQSSEKASAGADPIKIKLAHVVNEKDGFHIAALKFQELVKEKTSGKVEIEIFPNATLGDERTLLEGMQMGTVDMGIITNGPVANFVEEIAVFELPFLFGSPEEAYKVLDGPVGKELLGKLEDVNLKGLAYAERGFRNLTNSKKSIETAEDINGLKIRVMENPVYIDTFKALGANTVPMAWTEALTALQQGTIDGQENPVNVIYSFKLYETQKYLSMTRHTYAPAIFVMSKQKFEKLPEDMQKVVMECAQEAAEHERRINAENEQKQIEELKKNGMEIVNPDLQPFKDTVQTVYEKYSDKYGEYIKRIQEELK, encoded by the coding sequence ATGAAGAGAATATTAGCTTTAATGTTATGTATGATTTTAGCTTTAAGTCTGTTTACGGGCTGTGGGCAATCTAAAAATCAGAGTAGTGAAAAGGCCTCGGCTGGGGCAGATCCAATTAAGATTAAACTTGCCCATGTTGTCAATGAAAAGGATGGATTCCATATTGCCGCTTTAAAATTTCAAGAATTAGTTAAAGAAAAAACTAGTGGCAAGGTTGAAATTGAAATATTCCCTAATGCCACATTAGGTGATGAAAGAACATTACTTGAGGGTATGCAGATGGGAACCGTTGATATGGGTATCATAACTAATGGGCCTGTGGCAAACTTCGTTGAAGAGATAGCCGTATTTGAATTGCCATTTTTATTTGGTAGTCCAGAGGAAGCTTATAAGGTACTAGATGGGCCAGTTGGAAAGGAACTATTAGGTAAGCTAGAGGATGTTAATTTAAAGGGATTAGCCTATGCGGAAAGAGGTTTTAGGAATCTAACAAATTCTAAAAAGTCTATTGAAACTGCAGAGGATATAAATGGATTAAAAATAAGAGTTATGGAAAACCCAGTTTATATAGACACTTTTAAGGCTTTAGGAGCAAATACAGTACCTATGGCATGGACTGAAGCTTTAACTGCTTTACAGCAGGGGACTATAGATGGGCAAGAAAACCCAGTCAATGTTATATATTCCTTTAAATTATATGAGACACAAAAATATTTATCTATGACAAGACATACCTATGCACCTGCCATATTTGTGATGAGCAAGCAAAAGTTTGAAAAATTACCTGAGGATATGCAAAAAGTTGTTATGGAATGTGCCCAGGAGGCAGCAGAGCATGAGCGTAGGATAAATGCAGAAAATGAACAAAAGCAGATAGAGGAATTAAAGAAAAACGGTATGGAAATTGTTAATCCAGATTTACAGCCATTCAAGGATACCGTTCAAACAGTATATGAAAAATATAGTGATAAGTATGGTGAATATATCAAGCGTATTCAAGAAGAGCTAAAATAG
- a CDS encoding TRAP transporter small permease has protein sequence MRVTKALRNLSDNIDSLIMKVVFVTIVGMIVSISLQIIFRVFFDALTWTEELSRYLLVWSTFLGATLAYKRSMHISVTFCVDLFKNTAKKIVIVFSIVLSLLFFVVVACFGIKYMLMQSTQVSAALRIPMRWVYIVIPISFIVMAVHGITGILDEIFKVKEVK, from the coding sequence ATGAGAGTAACAAAGGCTTTAAGAAACCTTAGTGATAATATAGATTCATTAATAATGAAGGTGGTTTTTGTAACCATTGTAGGGATGATAGTATCGATTTCTTTACAAATTATTTTTAGAGTTTTTTTTGATGCATTAACATGGACAGAGGAATTATCTAGATATTTATTAGTTTGGTCTACCTTTTTAGGTGCTACCCTAGCCTATAAAAGGAGTATGCATATTTCTGTTACCTTTTGCGTTGACTTGTTCAAAAATACAGCTAAAAAAATAGTAATAGTATTTAGTATAGTATTATCCCTATTATTTTTTGTAGTTGTAGCTTGTTTTGGGATCAAGTATATGTTAATGCAGTCAACTCAAGTTTCAGCAGCCCTTCGTATACCTATGAGATGGGTATATATAGTTATTCCAATAAGCTTTATTGTGATGGCTGTTCATGGAATCACAGGAATATTAGATGAAATATTTAAAGTAAAGGAGGTAAAATAA
- a CDS encoding TRAP transporter large permease subunit yields MVQLLFITFFILLLLGVPVAIAIGISCMVTLFTQDVPLVILTQRMFAGTDSFPLVAVPFFILSGDLLAKGKVSEKLVEFADSILGFFKGGLSIVSVLAGMFFAAISGSGAATTAAVGTTLVPELKKKGYDEASSAALIAASGTIGVVIPPSVPMILYSVISDQSVSKLFLNGFVPGIMMGLMLIGISIKQAIDRNYPTGAKFSVKNIWRTFKDAIWGLLTPVIILGGIFSGYFTPSEAAVIAVNYALIVSLFIYRDMKLKDVFQIICKSAMTMSVVMFIIATSSILSWILANWNIPTAIASGVLAMSSNKYIIMLLITIIILITGVFMETASALIILTPVFLPLVDQLGINLIHFGLIMVMGLAIGMITPPVAINLYVASTITDLPIERITKAILPYLFGLIIVLLLILYLPLVFPIIF; encoded by the coding sequence ATGGTACAATTATTATTTATTACCTTTTTCATACTGCTTTTATTAGGAGTCCCAGTTGCCATAGCAATAGGTATATCCTGTATGGTAACGCTTTTTACTCAAGATGTTCCCTTGGTCATATTGACTCAAAGGATGTTTGCTGGAACCGATTCATTTCCTTTGGTTGCAGTACCATTTTTTATTTTATCCGGTGACCTTCTTGCAAAGGGTAAGGTATCGGAGAAACTCGTAGAATTTGCGGATTCCATACTTGGTTTTTTCAAGGGAGGCTTATCAATAGTTTCTGTTTTAGCAGGTATGTTTTTTGCAGCTATATCGGGATCCGGTGCGGCAACTACTGCGGCTGTAGGTACCACATTAGTTCCCGAGCTAAAAAAGAAGGGGTATGATGAAGCTTCTTCAGCAGCTTTAATAGCGGCAAGTGGTACTATAGGTGTAGTTATTCCACCATCGGTTCCCATGATACTCTATTCTGTTATATCGGATCAGTCGGTTTCTAAGCTGTTTCTAAATGGATTCGTACCTGGTATAATGATGGGTTTAATGCTCATAGGTATATCTATAAAGCAAGCCATAGATAGAAATTACCCTACAGGAGCAAAGTTTAGCGTGAAAAATATCTGGAGAACATTTAAGGATGCCATATGGGGTCTTTTAACTCCTGTGATCATACTTGGGGGGATTTTTTCGGGTTACTTTACACCATCGGAGGCCGCTGTAATAGCAGTCAATTATGCATTGATAGTTTCTTTATTCATATACAGAGATATGAAGCTTAAGGATGTATTTCAGATAATATGTAAATCGGCTATGACCATGTCTGTAGTCATGTTCATAATCGCAACATCATCAATTTTGAGCTGGATATTAGCTAACTGGAATATACCTACAGCTATAGCCAGTGGAGTTTTAGCAATGTCATCGAATAAATATATAATAATGCTGCTGATTACAATAATAATATTGATAACAGGAGTATTTATGGAGACTGCATCTGCACTAATAATTCTTACCCCAGTATTTTTACCATTAGTAGATCAGCTTGGTATCAATCTTATTCATTTTGGATTGATAATGGTAATGGGATTAGCCATAGGAATGATTACACCTCCTGTTGCAATAAACCTGTATGTAGCGTCCACAATCACTGATCTGCCAATCGAAAGGATTACTAAGGCTATACTACCCTATCTGTTTGGTTTGATAATAGTGTTGTTGCTTATACTATATTTACCCTTGGTATTTCCTATAATTTTTTAA